One Deltaproteobacteria bacterium PRO3 genomic region harbors:
- the lysA gene encoding diaminopimelate decarboxylase, with amino-acid sequence MHHFEYKNKILHAEQVPVPKIAKAVGTPVYVYSHATLTRHFKVFDEAFADIPHLICYSMKCNSNLAILRTFAGLGGGIDIVSQGELFRALKAGCDPRKIVFSGVGKTEEEIAFALKKKILMFNVESEQELAAIDRVARKLKKRAPVSLRVNPDIDPKTHPYITTGMKKSKFGIQYEDALEIYRQARAMKGIEVVGVDCHIGSQLTEVQPFIDALRKVVELIRRLQELKLDIRYLDLGGGLGIRYDAETPPSPAEYAAAIKRELAGLDLTLIFEPGRVLMGNAGILVTKLLYTKDRDNKKFYIVDAAMNDLIRPAFYDSYHEILPVQQKARGKTVVDVVGPICESGDFLATDRELPEYEPGELMAVMSAGAYGFSMASNYNTRPRACEVLVKGNKFYVIRKRESYADLVRGESIPAELKKRKSA; translated from the coding sequence ATGCACCATTTTGAATATAAAAACAAAATCCTCCACGCCGAACAGGTCCCCGTCCCCAAGATCGCCAAGGCGGTCGGCACGCCGGTCTACGTCTACTCGCACGCGACCCTGACGCGGCACTTCAAGGTCTTCGACGAGGCCTTCGCCGACATCCCGCACCTGATCTGCTACTCGATGAAGTGCAACTCCAACCTGGCGATCCTCCGCACCTTCGCGGGGCTGGGCGGCGGCATCGACATCGTCAGCCAGGGCGAGCTGTTCCGCGCCCTGAAGGCCGGCTGCGACCCGCGCAAGATCGTCTTCTCCGGGGTGGGCAAGACGGAGGAAGAGATCGCCTTCGCCTTGAAGAAGAAGATCTTGATGTTCAACGTGGAGAGCGAGCAGGAGCTGGCCGCCATCGACCGCGTCGCCCGCAAGTTGAAAAAGCGCGCGCCCGTCTCGCTGCGCGTCAATCCCGACATCGACCCCAAGACGCATCCCTACATCACGACCGGGATGAAGAAGAGCAAGTTCGGCATCCAGTACGAGGACGCCCTCGAGATCTACCGGCAGGCCCGGGCCATGAAAGGCATCGAGGTGGTGGGCGTGGACTGCCACATCGGCTCGCAGCTGACCGAGGTGCAACCCTTCATCGACGCCCTGCGCAAGGTGGTCGAGCTGATCCGCCGTCTGCAGGAGCTGAAATTGGACATCCGCTATCTCGATTTGGGCGGCGGTTTGGGGATTCGCTACGACGCCGAGACCCCGCCCTCTCCCGCCGAGTACGCCGCGGCGATCAAGCGCGAGCTTGCGGGCCTCGACCTCACCCTGATCTTCGAGCCGGGCCGGGTCCTGATGGGCAACGCGGGCATCCTGGTGACCAAGCTGCTCTACACCAAGGACCGCGACAACAAGAAGTTCTACATCGTCGACGCCGCGATGAACGACCTGATCCGCCCCGCCTTCTACGACAGCTACCACGAGATCCTGCCGGTGCAGCAGAAGGCCCGCGGCAAAACCGTGGTCGACGTGGTGGGGCCGATCTGCGAATCCGGCGACTTCCTCGCCACCGACCGCGAGCTGCCCGAGTACGAGCCCGGCGAGCTGATGGCGGTGATGAGCGCGGGCGCCTACGGCTTCTCGATGGCCTCCAACTACAACACCCGCCCGCGCGCCTGCGAGGTGCTGGTGAAGGGGAACAAATTCTACGTGATCCGCAAGCGCGAGAGCTACGCCGACCTGGTGCGCGGCGAGTCGATCCCCGCGGAGCTGAAAAAGAGGAAATCGGCCTAG
- a CDS encoding MBL fold metallo-hydrolase, with translation MRLLFLGGVRTVTGSMHVLEMKGHRLLLECGLFQGHRKESILRNRILPFPFDVNMIDSAVLSHAHIDHAGNFPTLSKKGFSGNIFSTPATRDLSSIMLMDSAYIQAADAEYINKHELYDPDFGPVDPIYDEQDVLKAMSQFVSVDYHRDFDVAPNVKCRFMEAGHVLGSAVVQLDVKTDSGKTRIAFTGDLGRMNMPLMRNPETPVLPNYLIIESTYGDRDHEPISTMKGQLARVVNETFARRGKVIIPSFSLERTQLLVFTLNQLFLEKAIPEMPVYVDSPLSVRLTDIFKLYPQVLDEQVRDIIAQGKDPFAFTNLRYITEVEESMALNGREDPMIIISASGMCEGGRIVHHLRNNMENPNNTILIIGYMAKHTLGRRIVERRRRVRVFGVERDLNARVEVINSFSAHADRGELIQFVERCGKQLKGIFIVHGDEDQSLALAGHLKTQGFEGVVVPMPKQFIELE, from the coding sequence TTGAGACTTCTTTTCTTAGGTGGCGTCCGGACCGTGACCGGCTCCATGCACGTGCTGGAGATGAAGGGCCACCGCCTGCTCCTCGAGTGCGGGCTCTTTCAGGGCCATCGCAAAGAGTCGATCCTCCGCAACCGCATCCTGCCCTTTCCCTTCGACGTCAATATGATCGACTCGGCGGTCTTGAGTCACGCCCACATCGACCATGCGGGGAATTTTCCCACTCTTTCCAAGAAGGGATTCTCGGGCAACATCTTCTCGACGCCCGCCACGCGGGACTTGAGCTCGATCATGCTGATGGACTCGGCCTACATCCAGGCGGCCGACGCCGAGTACATCAACAAGCACGAGCTCTACGACCCGGATTTCGGTCCGGTCGACCCTATCTACGACGAGCAGGACGTGCTGAAGGCGATGAGCCAGTTCGTCTCCGTGGACTATCACAGGGATTTCGACGTGGCGCCGAACGTCAAGTGCCGCTTCATGGAGGCGGGCCACGTCCTGGGCTCGGCGGTGGTGCAACTGGACGTCAAGACAGATTCCGGGAAGACGCGCATCGCCTTCACCGGCGACCTGGGCCGCATGAACATGCCGCTGATGCGCAACCCCGAGACCCCGGTGCTGCCGAATTACCTGATCATCGAAAGCACCTACGGCGACCGCGACCACGAGCCGATCTCCACGATGAAGGGCCAGCTCGCCCGCGTGGTCAACGAGACCTTCGCCCGCCGCGGCAAGGTCATCATCCCGAGCTTCTCGCTCGAGCGCACGCAGCTCTTGGTCTTCACGCTCAATCAGCTGTTCTTGGAAAAGGCGATCCCGGAGATGCCCGTCTATGTCGATTCGCCGCTCTCGGTGCGGCTGACGGACATCTTCAAGCTCTACCCCCAGGTGCTCGACGAGCAGGTCCGCGACATCATCGCCCAGGGCAAGGACCCCTTCGCCTTCACCAACCTGCGCTACATCACCGAGGTCGAGGAGTCGATGGCCTTGAACGGCCGCGAGGACCCGATGATCATCATCTCGGCTTCCGGCATGTGCGAGGGCGGGCGCATCGTTCACCATCTACGCAACAACATGGAGAACCCCAACAACACCATCCTGATCATCGGCTACATGGCGAAGCATACCCTGGGGCGCCGCATCGTCGAGCGCCGGCGGCGGGTGCGGGTCTTCGGCGTCGAGCGCGACCTCAACGCGCGGGTCGAGGTGATCAACTCCTTCTCGGCGCACGCCGATCGCGGCGAGCTGATCCAGTTCGTCGAGCGCTGCGGGAAGCAGCTGAAGGGGATCTTCATCGTCCACGGCGACGAGGACCAGTCGCTGGCCCTGGCGGGGCATCTCAAGACACAGGGTTTCGAGGGGGTCGTGGTGCCGATGCCGAAGCAATTCATTGAGTTGGAATAA
- the rho gene encoding transcription termination factor Rho, which produces MITDTPGEIPDVADEPFEEPAEGGNLLNLKDLKEMKINDLINMSKDFGVENPAGMTRQELIFSILQNQTEKRGIVFGEGVLETLPDGFGFLRAPDYNYLPGPDDIYVSPSQIRRFNLRTGDTISGQIRSPKESERYFALLKVESVNFEDPEVARDKILFDNLTPLYPNSRLHMENEPKNYTSRIIDMLTPIGKGQRALIVAAPRTGKTMMMQNIANAITKNHPEVILIVLLIDERPEEVTDMQRSVKGEVISSTFDEPASRHVQVAEMVLEKAKRLVEHKRDVVILLDSITRLARAYNTVVPPSGKILSGGVDSNALHKPKRFFGAARNIEEGGSMTIIATALIDTGSRMDEVIFEEFKGTGNCEIHLDRKLMEKRIFPCVDINKSGTRREELLLDDAVLNRVWILRKLLAPLNSVDAMEFILDKLQHTKTNKEFIDSMNQ; this is translated from the coding sequence ATGATCACCGACACCCCGGGCGAGATCCCCGACGTCGCCGACGAGCCCTTCGAAGAGCCGGCCGAGGGCGGAAATCTGCTCAACCTCAAAGATTTGAAAGAAATGAAGATCAACGACCTGATCAACATGTCGAAGGATTTCGGCGTGGAAAATCCGGCCGGCATGACCCGCCAAGAGTTGATCTTCTCGATCCTGCAAAACCAGACCGAAAAGCGCGGCATCGTCTTCGGCGAGGGCGTCCTCGAGACCCTGCCCGACGGCTTCGGCTTCCTGCGCGCCCCCGACTACAACTATCTGCCGGGTCCCGACGACATCTACGTTTCGCCCTCGCAGATCCGCCGCTTCAACCTGCGCACCGGCGATACGATCTCGGGCCAGATCCGTTCCCCCAAAGAGTCCGAGCGTTATTTCGCCCTGCTTAAGGTCGAGTCCGTCAACTTCGAGGATCCCGAGGTCGCCCGCGACAAGATCCTGTTCGACAACCTGACGCCGCTCTATCCCAACTCGCGGCTGCACATGGAGAACGAGCCCAAAAATTACACCTCGCGGATCATCGACATGCTGACCCCGATCGGCAAGGGACAGCGCGCCCTGATCGTCGCGGCGCCCCGCACCGGTAAAACGATGATGATGCAGAATATCGCCAACGCGATCACCAAAAACCACCCCGAGGTGATCCTGATCGTCCTCTTGATCGACGAGCGTCCCGAAGAGGTCACCGACATGCAGCGCAGCGTCAAGGGCGAGGTCATCAGCTCGACCTTCGACGAGCCCGCCTCCCGCCACGTGCAGGTCGCCGAGATGGTTCTCGAGAAGGCCAAGCGCCTGGTCGAGCACAAGCGCGACGTCGTCATCCTGCTCGACAGCATCACGCGCCTGGCGCGCGCCTACAACACGGTTGTCCCGCCTTCCGGTAAGATCCTGTCGGGCGGCGTCGATTCCAACGCCTTGCACAAACCCAAACGCTTCTTCGGCGCCGCGCGCAATATCGAAGAGGGCGGTTCGATGACCATCATCGCCACCGCCCTGATCGACACCGGATCGCGTATGGACGAGGTCATCTTCGAAGAATTCAAAGGCACCGGCAACTGCGAGATCCATCTCGACCGCAAGTTGATGGAAAAGCGCATCTTCCCCTGCGTCGACATCAATAAGTCCGGCACGCGGCGCGAAGAGCTGCTGCTGGACGACGCGGTCCTCAACCGGGTTTGGATCCTGCGCAAGCTGCTCGCGCCGCTCAACTCGGTCGACGCGATGGAGTTCATCCTCGACAAGCTGCAGCACACGAAGACGAACAAAGAATTCATCGATTCCATGAACCAGTAA
- the argH gene encoding argininosuccinate lyase: protein MKNRKLWGGRFKNASLAEVDAFNASVAFDRRLYFYDIAGSIAHAKMLGKRGIIKKSEAAKIVAGLKKVLRLIEAGKFRWEVAKEDVHLNIESKLTELIGPAGGKLHSARSRNDQVATDLRLYCRDQIGEIVLALLQFQRALLDQAKKNVDLLMPGYTHLQRAQPISVAHYLMAYYEMADRDLRRLLDSMPRVNTLPLGAGALAGTTFPIDREFVARELGFSAVARNSLDAVSDRDFVVETLSNLAMIMMHLSRLAEEWILWTSQEFQFLQLPEGYCTGSSMMPQKVNPDVLELIRGKTGRVYGSLTTLLTLMKGLPLAYNKDMQEDKEPLFDAVDTVLDCLRLAAPMVAKTRFKADNLKKALGAGFVLATDVADYLATKGVPFRQAHRIVGELVAYCQDKGLELKDLKLADLRRFDAHFQKDVLAWIDDGHSVDRRASTGGTARKQVRKQIEAAEKALKVAEKVFKNS, encoded by the coding sequence ATGAAAAACCGAAAACTTTGGGGAGGCCGCTTCAAAAACGCATCGCTGGCCGAGGTCGACGCCTTCAACGCCTCGGTCGCCTTCGACCGCCGCCTCTATTTCTACGACATCGCGGGCAGCATCGCCCACGCCAAGATGCTGGGCAAGCGGGGGATCATTAAAAAGTCCGAGGCCGCCAAGATCGTGGCCGGCCTGAAGAAGGTCCTGCGCCTCATCGAGGCGGGGAAATTCCGCTGGGAGGTGGCGAAAGAAGACGTCCACCTCAACATCGAGTCCAAGTTGACCGAGCTGATCGGCCCCGCCGGCGGCAAGCTGCATAGCGCCCGCTCCCGCAACGACCAGGTGGCGACCGACCTGCGCCTCTACTGCCGAGACCAGATCGGCGAAATCGTCCTCGCCCTGCTCCAATTCCAGCGCGCCCTCCTCGACCAGGCCAAGAAAAACGTCGACCTCCTGATGCCAGGCTACACCCATCTGCAGCGCGCCCAGCCCATCTCGGTCGCGCATTATCTGATGGCCTACTACGAGATGGCCGACCGCGACCTGCGCCGCCTGCTCGACTCGATGCCGCGGGTCAACACCCTCCCGCTCGGCGCGGGCGCCCTGGCCGGGACCACCTTCCCCATCGACCGCGAGTTCGTCGCCCGCGAGCTGGGCTTCTCCGCGGTGGCCCGCAACAGCCTCGACGCGGTCAGCGACCGCGATTTCGTCGTCGAGACCCTGTCCAATTTGGCGATGATCATGATGCACCTCTCGCGACTGGCCGAGGAGTGGATCCTCTGGACTTCGCAGGAGTTCCAATTCCTCCAACTGCCCGAAGGCTACTGCACGGGCTCGTCAATGATGCCGCAGAAGGTGAACCCCGACGTCCTCGAGCTGATCCGCGGCAAGACCGGGCGGGTCTACGGCTCGCTGACGACCCTGCTGACCCTCATGAAGGGCCTGCCGCTCGCCTACAACAAGGACATGCAGGAAGACAAAGAGCCGCTCTTCGACGCCGTCGACACGGTCCTCGATTGCCTGCGCCTCGCCGCCCCGATGGTCGCCAAGACCCGCTTCAAGGCCGACAATCTCAAGAAGGCCCTCGGCGCGGGCTTCGTCCTGGCCACCGACGTGGCCGATTACCTCGCGACGAAGGGCGTCCCCTTCCGCCAAGCCCACCGCATCGTCGGCGAGCTGGTGGCCTATTGCCAAGACAAGGGCCTTGAATTAAAGGATTTGAAGCTGGCCGATTTGCGGCGCTTTGACGCGCATTTTCAGAAGGATGTCCTCGCCTGGATCGACGACGGCCACTCGGTGGACCGCCGGGCCTCGACCGGGGGCACCGCGCGGAAGCAGGTCAGAAAACAAATCGAGGCGGCGGAAAAGGCCTTAAAGGTCGCAGAGAAGGTTTTTAAGAATAGCTAA